In the genome of Botrytis cinerea B05.10 chromosome 5, complete sequence, one region contains:
- the Bcgwt1 gene encoding Bcgwt1, with protein sequence MSRAAEAAMAASYKSLKEEFVSNLTGGGIGEINMVTAVAPVAVILWSALQSRQYFFAPYTPIAFAVDFLLNVGAILLAISVYADMPLILNLLLLAPVPLLYAIPPQKTTQKAPPKKSRMPQSKAKPSDELNPLPKKPFLTIYRGAMMVITCIAILAVDFRIFPRRFAKVENWGTSLMDMGVGSFVFSGGLVGARPILKEQNAGRTTKLSTRLYNSIRHALPLIALGTIRLYSVKGLDYAEHVTEYGVHWNFFFTLAFIPPFVAIFQSAFQLIPSYALLAVILGSLYQVTLEYTSLKAFILTAPRTDLFSKNREGIFSFFGYLAIFLAGQATGMFVLPRNSIPTGGPVAQRKRLLMKMGTWSGVWIALYFFTTNYRYGMALSVSRRLANLPYFLWVSAFNCSQLTAFCLVETIFSPAAHKSMDAKTEKENYELSTSRVLEAFNRNGLAIFLAANLLTGLVNLTIPTLFVSNLQAMGILLLYASALTGLAVGLDVYDISIKM encoded by the exons ATGTCGCGGGCAGCGGAAGCAGCTATGGCTGCTAGTTATAAAAGCTTGAAGGAGGAGTTCGTGTCAAATTTGACAGGtggaggaattggagaaattaATATGGTTACTGCTGTCGCTCCA GTCGCAGTTATCCTTTGGTCAGCTTTACAGAGCCGCCAGTATTTTTTCGCACCATATACCCCAATTGCTTTCGCTGTCGACTTCCTCCTCAATGTCGGGGCTATTCTTCTTGCGATTTCTGTCTACGCAGATATGCCTCTCATATTGAATCTCTTACTCCTTGCGCCAGTTCCATTGTTATATGCAATTCCACCACAGAAGACTACACAAAAGGCCCCgccaaagaaatcaagaatgcCACAATCAAAAGCGAAGCCTTCAGACGAATTGAATCCTCTTCCAAAGAAACCTTTCCTTACCATCTATAGAGGGGCGATGATGGTTATCACTTGTATAGCTATACTTGCAGTCGATTTCAGGATTTTCCCACGAAGGTTTGCTAAGGTAGAAAACTGGGGAACGTCGTTAATGGACATGGGAGTAGGATCTTTCGTATTTTCAGGTGGTCTTGTGGGCGCTCGTCCGATACTCAAAGAACAGAATGCTGGTCGAACAACGAAGCTCAGCACACGCTTATACAACTCGATACGCCATGCACTACCATTGATTGCTCTCGGGACCATACGTTTATACAGTGTCAAAGGATTGGACTATGCGGAGCATGTTACTGAATATGGAGTGCACTGGAATTTCTTCTTTACCCTTGCATTCATTCCTCCATTCGTAGCGATATTTCAGTCTGCGTTTCAGCTCATCCCGTCATACGCCCTGTTGGCCGTAATCCTCGGCTCCTTGTATCAAGTTACGCTCGAATATACCAGCCTCAAAGCGTTTATACTCACAGCACCAAGAACAGATCTATTTTCGAAGAATCGTGAAGGAATCTTTAGTTTCTTTGGCTACCTCGCAATATTTCTGGCGGGTCAAGCAACTGGAATGTTTGTATTACCACGCAATTCTATACCCACGGGAGGTCCAGTTGCTCAGAGAAAACGCCTCTTGATGAAAATGGGTACATGGTCAGGAGTGTGGATTGCCCTCTACTTCTTCACGACAAATTACAGATATGGAATGGCATTAAGTGTATCACGCCGCCTTGCGAACCTTCCGTATTTCCTATGGGTTTCAGCTTTCAATTGCTCACAATTGACTGCATTTTGTTTGGTGGAAACGATATTCTCCCCGGCGGCTCATAAAAGCATGGATGCGAAGACGGAAAAGGAGAATTACGAACTCTCAACAAGTCGAGTCCTTGAAGCATTTAACAGAAATGGCCTGGCCATCTTCTTGGCTGCAAATCTACTCACAGGACTCGTCAACCTGACCATCCCAACTTTATTTGTCAGCAATCTCCAAGCTATGGGGATATTACTACTTTATGCCTCTGCTTTGACAGGACTTGCCGTAGGTTTGGATGTATACGACATCTCCATCAAAATGTAA